The following nucleotide sequence is from Macaca fascicularis isolate 582-1 chromosome 15, T2T-MFA8v1.1.
AGGTGGGAGTCGTGGAGAGCTTGAGGTGAGTCCCGGGCAGCCAGGTGGAAGTCCAGGAGAGGCAGCCCCAGGACTGGGCCTGTGCAGAGGCGGCAAGGCCAGAGGCTCTCAGAGACTGAGAGCaacagaggaagaggaggcagtggAGAGAGCAgtcggggaggaggaggagggtatGATCAACTGTGCCCAGCGCCACGGGAAGGCAAGTCGGACAAGGACGAAGGACTAGGAGGGAAGAAGCCTTCACGGCTCCACTCGTGCCCCAACTTCCAGGCTTCTTGGACTCACTCATGCTTTAAGCTTCACCACTTGATGGAGGTGCGCCCCAACTCCATTCTCTGTGTAGAAAGCGGGTCAACATTCCCAGCCCGTCCTTGTACACTCGTCCACTGGGTCCCGAGCTCTCCCAGGATGGGCTGTGCTAAGTGCTTCTGTCCAGTCCTCACAGAGCCTCTGCTTCCTCTTAACCCCCTCCCTTCCGCGGCCAGGCCTGGGTCCCCTCCCAGCAACAAATGTAGATCTAAGAGCTGCTACACGTGCAGATGAGGGGGAGACACGTGGCAGTGGCCCGAGCCAGGGCTGACGTTTTGGTCTGAACAGAGAATCACAGAGGAAACCCACGGGTGCCGCAGAGCAGACGGCGGGCACACTCACGTGTTCAGGGAGCGGGTGGTCATGCCGTGGACCAGCTGCACCATGTCCCCGTGCCGCACGGGTCTCGGAGGGCTGCTCACCACCAGCTGGTGCCTGGAAGACACAGTGCTGTTGGGACCACGCAGAGCCTCGTCCCCCGGAACCAACAGCTGCACCGGAGGGACACGAGCTCTGAATTCTGATGGCCGAGACTGCCTCCCAACCCATGTGTGCCTCACATGAGGTGAACACAGGAAACCAAAGCACAGACGTTAATTGAGCTCTTTTCTGAAACCAAAGGTCACTTTCCAAATGTGATTCCACCCGCAGTCATCACACCTGCATTGCTCTGAATTTGTCTACAAACACTACAGTGATAAATGTACCATGACTGCCAGGGAATCCTGCTGAGGGGCATTCCACCAACCAAAGTGTATGAGGGGCCCGGGGGCCgaggctcacgcctggaatcccagcacttagggaggctgagctgggtggaccacttgaggtcaggagttcaagaccagcctggccaacatggtgaaagcccatctctactaaaaatacaaaaattaccagggcgTGGTGACACAAGCCTATAATCttatctactcgggaggctgaggcaggagaaacgcttgaacctgggaggtggaggttgcagtgagctgagatggtaccactgcattccagcctgggtgacagagtgggactctgtcccCCCACAAAaaacgaagaaaaaaaaaaagcccacttGGGCTGCAGGTGCTGGAGTTGGGCAGGCAGCAATGGAAGGACACCATAGGGAGACAGTGACCGAGACGGCTAGAGACCTGGTTTGGGGGCAGAATCCACAGGACTGGATGTGGGGGTGAGAGCGAGGGGCGCCTCTAGCTGGGGTATGTGCAGGAtgatgatactttttttttttctgagatggagtctcgctctgtcgcccaggctgcagtgcagtggccggatctcagctcactgcaagctccgcctcccgggttcacgccattctcctgcctcagcctcccaagtagctgggactacaggcgcccgccacctcgcccggctagttttttgtattttttagtagagacggggtttcaccgtgttagccaggatggtctcgatctcctgacctcgtgatccgcccgtcttggcctcccaaagtgctgggattacaggcttgagccaccgtgcccggccgatgaTGCTACTTTTGCAGGAGGGGGGTTCTTGTTTTtatgaggaagggagagggacaCAGGTCGGGGCACTGGGGCTCGCCTGGAAACTCAGAACAGCTACTGAGCAGGCTGCTTACTGAGGATCTCATGACCTCCTCCCCGACCTCAGACTTAGCACTGAGCTGGCGTTCAAGGCTGTGATGGTGACTAGAGTCagtgagggagggaaagaagggggCCCAGGACTGTGTCCCAGGGTCTTGCCTGGACAGGCCAGGACGTGAGCTCTGCTCTGGAGTCGCAGGACCTGCACTCACCTCCCGGGATCCTTTACAATCCACCAGTTATTGACGTCTTTGAAGGGGTAACAGGTCACCTGCTGCTGGTGGGAGCTGCCTCGGCCGTTCTCATATCTGTGTGAAGTCAACAAAGAGATGtatctgggccaggtgcggtggctcacgcctgtaatcagagcactttgggaggctgacttaggataactgcttgagcccaggagtttgagaccagcctgggcaacagagtgacatccctatttgtgaaaaaaatataagaaagggaaagaaacgTATCTGGAAGTGGGTCATGGATCGGGCCCACAAGCCTTTCTCCTAAAGTTTCTGCAAAAGGGAAGCAGATTTCAACAAATACGACCTAGCAAGGGGTTTCAGGGAAAATGAAGATACCACAGATAAGGAGCTGAAATCAGATAATTTAGGCAGGCAGTGCTGAGGTCAGCCACAGCCACAGAGCTGGGGCCGACCCTGGGCCCCGCCACATGCCAAGTCCCTCCAGCAACACCCGGGAACCACAAAGCTCACTGGCAATCAACACCCGGGCTGCTCAACTTCCTTCTGTCTTGCAAACAGACTTCCTCAAAGAAAGGGAGAGTTGCTAAGATAAGCAAATCTATGAGcaaataaatcttaaaagtaaAACCATCACTGTCCTTACATCATGGGGTAGGTGTCCTGGTGGGAATGCAGCCAGCAGGGCACAGGTTTCCCAAAGATGTTCCTCAGAGTGACCTGGGACCCAAAGGCCACCTCCAGCGGCTGACCCTGGGTGATCCGAGCTAGTCCTCCCTGAGACAGAAGCAGAAGGTTGATgagtgagagacagaaagaaaaatgcccCTAAGCCAGCCTTCCCGATGGCCACTCCTCCCTCTGGAGTGATGTTCAGGCTAGTGGCCATTCTTGTAATACTGGTAATGATCTACCATTTAATCACGTCATGTTACATTATAGAACCATAATGAGCGCTAAGTTTGATCAAATGCTGCCTCTGGGCCACTCAGTTCAGCCTTCCACACGCACCCTATTCAGTCCGTACCAGCATCCTATGAGGTAAGAGCAATGATGATGTCTGCCTAAGAGATGAGAAGACCAAGACTGGGGTGAGCCAAACAACTTGCTGAAACACACAGCACTATAGCACTGGCCGTCGGCAGGCTTGGTTGACTTCGGGAACCACAGTCCTGACCGCCTCTACTGATACCTTCTACCACTGCTGCGAGGTTCATAGGAATGAAGGTCACAGTTGAGTGTGGTCCTTAAGGCGGGTGAAACTGCCCAGGGTTTGTAGGACTTGACTTTAAAACGCTCCCAGCTGcggagcacggtggctcactcctgcaatcccagcactttgagaggctgaggcgggtggatcacttgaggtcaggagttccagaccagcctagccaacatggtgaaaccctatctctactaacaaaacaaaaaaattaaccggttgcaggtgcttgtaatcccagctacttgggaggctgaggtaggagaatcgcttgaactcaggaggcggggtttgggtgacagagtaagacgccATCCCCCGctgccaaaaaaagaaatatggatgTGGATACCTCATTTCTTGATTCAAGGGCTAATGTTCACTTGATGTGTTTCTAAGAAAACTGGGTCCACTATCATCTTGCTCCTCCAGTAGCCACGATGCCCACTGCTTACTTACCTCTAAGCTGGCCTGGAAGGCACTGGACATGATTTGGTCGTGGGGCCCAGAGCGGAAGAGCAGAATCAAATGGACGTAGAAGAACAGTAAGTACAGGACGACCGGGATGACCAGCAAAGCCACTGCTCGGGCAAGCAAGTGACAGAACACACAGACCTGCCAGAGATTCAAAGAAAAGTCACGCCCTACGACGTGGAAAAGTGCACCCACCTCTAAACATTATGAGCTTAGGAAAAGTTACTGAAAGACACTGGCCTCCCATACAGAGGCACGTGCAGAGGCTGACAGGCGAGGCTGCCCAGGCCTGCCTGCTTCTGAAACATTGAGGATTTGAGTCTTTTCACCAAGCACCCCCTGTGACATCCCCATCTGCCCCACACAGGCCTGCCTCATGCAGCACTGGACGTCAGCACCTACGTTGGACAAAGTCTGGTCTCCAATTAGGTGCCAGGCATGGACAGCTGCAACCACCAGCATGAGCACGTATGTGAACATACCCATGTACTTGATGCTGCAAAGACATGACAGGAATGGAGTTAACATGAGACAGGAAAacacgaggaggaggaggaggaggacactGCCCGAGACCAGAGGCTTGAACTCACCCCACTGCGCAGGAACAAGCAACCCCTGTCAGTGTTAGCCAGAACCACCAGCTCAGAGAAAAAGGGCTGGAATACAAACAGAGCAGATGGAGACAGGAATAGTTCAGACACGTTTCCAAAAGGCTAGAGAAGCTCCACATTCCTCAGAGAAATCTTTCTGGGTCAGCTGGCCATGCTGAGCCCCGGGTGCAATAAGAAAGAATTCCCATCTCCCAAAGTATCTGGCCcagcagaatttttctttttgcccaGAAAATTTTGCCCTGTTAgtttaaattacagaaaaaatgaAGATGTATTTATGAAGTCACAAGCCAAGGGCCAACCCCCAAAATACTAGAGGACCAAAACATATCTAGCACTAGGCGCAgaagctcacgcctgtaatcacagcactttgggaggccaagacggtggatcaccagaggtcaggagttcgagaccagcctggccaatatggtgaaactccgtctgtactaaaaatactaaaattagccagacacggtgctgtgtgcctgtaatctcagctacttgggagactgaggctggagaattgcttgaacctgggaagcggaggttgcagtgagccgagattgcgccattacattccagcctgggtgacagggactctgtctcaaaaaaaaaaaaaaagatatttagggGGAcagggactccgtctcaaaaaaaaaaaaaaaaaaaaaaaaaaaagatatttagcaAGCAACTCCTCAAAATGAAAAGGTactgtctcacaaaacaaaacaaaacaaaaaaaggtactGGACCATCTCAGGTCAACAAACCACCCAGAATCTCTGTTTTTGTTAATTAGGAAGACACTCCATTTTCCATACCTGTGCTTTTGGCAATTGAAGAACTTCAGGTAGGACAACACGGccaatagattaaaaaatattaacactgATTCCAAAAGCATTAGCCTTGACTGAGTGATGAGAGCATTCTCTGTTTCAAAGAGGAAATACGTGTCAATTTTAAGGTAGCAAGGGAAAATATATGAGGATAAAAACATTCATGAAAAAACGCATACTTCAGAAGCGATACAACTATGTGGGGCTGTCGTGAATGTTAACACATTCTATAGCACAGGGCCTCTTACAGTCATCACCCAATAcacatctttttcattttctactgtcttttttttttttttgagtcagggtcttgctctgttgcccagcctggagtgcagtggcaccatcatggctcgctgcagctttGACTACCAgggctcgagggatcctcctgcctcaggctcctgagtagctgggacaaaaggtgcgcgccatcacgcccagctaaattttgtatttttagtagagacagggtttcgccatgctggccaggatggtctcgatctcttgaccttgtgttccaccccccttggcctcccaaagtgctaggattacaggctcacataagccaccatgaccggcttatttttttggagatagagtcgtactctgtcacccaggctggggttcacTGGCgcagtcctggctcactgtaacctccaccccctgggttcaagcaattctcctgcatcagcctcccaagtagctgggattacaggcacctgccaccacacccagctaattttttgtatttttcgtatttttagacggggttgcaccatgttggccaggcgggtctcaaactcctgaccttgtgatccacccgcctcagcctcccaaagtgctgggattacaggcttgagccaccgcgcccgaccctttttttattttttgtacagatgcaGTCTTACTATCTTGCCtaggttggtcctgaactcctgggctcgtgagccacctgcctcagcctcccaaagtgctgggatgataggtgtgaggcaccgcgcccggcctaatctaACTTTTCATCTGCTTTAATTTCATCTGTTCATACACGTGAGCTGGAAGACCCTCCCTGAAGAGGACCCGCCGACTCACGAGTCCATCTCAGTTGGCCAAGGCCCGGGACGGGTGGAACAAGGGGAGTTATCATTTGGTCACAGGATTGGTTGGAGATGGAGGTGCCCACGTGTGCATGGACTTTGCAGCATCATCTGGGCAGTTTTCTACTGCCATACCCCGACTGCTGAGAAGAGTCTGATCCCACAATTCAGCAACCCCGTAGCCATGGGGCCAGCCTGGGAGTGGGTGACTGGCAGCGCCAAATCTGGATGAACCAGGTACACTTTTCGGTGCAGTTCACCCACCACGCCCACGTGATCTTCTGGGCCAGAGGGTCAGTTCTTCCCTGGATGACAGCAAGAACAAGTAGGGGCCCAGGTCTTACCGATAAGCATCAACAGAGCAGCTCCCATGGCGGCACAATGAGAAAAGTGGAGCTCCAGCACTATCTGGTAGGCCATGGGGACGGACAAGGCCCCCGCGAGCGCCGGCAGCAGGCGCAGGGACCACACGGGCACGTTGCTACTGTATTCTGGAAAAGCAACCACACTGCAGAGCTGACTGCACTGTGCACACACCATCTCCATGTACGGCAGCTGTGTTTTCACACAGCGCCATCACGTTCACAGACTCTAAAATGCACATTTACAAAACTGGGGACCACATCAGCAGCGCAGTGCATACACTATGGGTGAGGGCTTTACAATGAGCTTCGCATAGTCACGGAACCCGATCTCATGAAGCATAGAAAGGACTAAGGATTCTAAAATTACTGGCTTACTTATACATTTACCCTCcctattttcaaaaacattgtgGCAATGTACAAAATTTACCTGTAAAAAGATAATTGCAATCAGATGCTACATAATACGTGTACCAAAAACAAGGGCGAAAATAATGACTGTAACTAAACACTAAGGTTTTAACCAGACTTTTCAAAAGTCTTTCATTTGTATACaaccaatttattattttctggacTCAGATTAGTAAGGCACAGTTTCTACGGGACTAggtatgaaaggaaaaaaaaaagccacagttGTTAATCCCTACAAAAACCACAATCTCTCCATTCTAACCTGTGTACATTAataagggaaatgaaaattatcttttaCCTGCTCCAATTCTGTTCCACAAAAAATGGCCATCGAATCCTCCTAAATAACCTGAAACAGAAGATTAATCAGTAACTATcccattcagcaaacatttctaGAGTACTGTGGTAAGCAATCAACAAGATGCATCAATAATAAGTCCTGGATTCTGCCCGTAAGAGATGCACTGATAAGTTTTCAATGTATTTGAGGTCCTGAGGGGCAGGGGCTACTCTCCTAACTGATGATTCCTACCTCCCAAGGCCAGCACCATGTGGCCAAATGGCGGCCCACTGTCATCCAAGAAGAAGATTCGTTTCATGTAAAAAGAGATGTACTGCCCATAATACACTTCgtcaaaactggaaaaaaaaaaaacccatgttaTATTCaattagaatcttttttttttttttttttttttttgagactgagtctggctctgtcgcccaggctggagtgcagtggccggatctcagctcactgcaagctccacctcccgggttcacaccattctcctgcctcagcctccagagtagctgggaccacaggcgcccgccacttcgcccggctagttttttgtattttttagtagagacggggtttcaccatgttagccaggatggtctcgatctcctgacctcgtgatccgcccgtctcggcctcccaaagtgctgggattacaggcttgagccaccgcacccggcctcaattAGAATCTTAACTGTAAACAAAAAGTGTGAGGATAAATGTCTATGTATTTCCAAACGACTCTGGATGGGTGATCAGCAAAGGCTGGATCTTTTGCCCCAACTGTTTCTCATCCCCAGATATGAAGATGCATACAGCATCACCCACCCACAGAGACATGGGGAATTCCCCAAGCACAGCTGGCACTCAGCATGCCTGCCCCATACAGATTCTGTCTCTCCCTCGTGTTTGATTTCGGTGGATACTATGAGCCAACCTGCTGAAAGACCTGCCGGGACACGAGGCTAATCCTgccgcccacccccacccccacccccaccagcagCATGTGTCTGTGGTGATCAGACCTGATGACCCAACAAAACGGTTCCAAGTATGAAAGGGAAACGTGGGAATTAACTGCAATAACATGTCTTCAATTAGGGAAAGGTGAAGATAACCAAGAAACCACCGTAAATTTCTCAGGCATGATAATACAACTGTggttatgtgatttttgtttttaagaatcctcggccgggcgcggtggctcaagcctgtaatcccagcactttgggaggccgagacgggcggatcacgacgaggtcaggagatcgagaccatcctggctgacattgtgaaaccccgtctctactaaaaactacaaaaaactagccgggcgaggtggcaggcgcctgtagtcccagctactcgggaggctgagccaggagaatggcgtgaacccgggaggcggagcttgcagtgagctgagatccggccactgcactccagcctgggcgacacagcg
It contains:
- the POMT1 gene encoding protein O-mannosyl-transferase 1 isoform X7, with amino-acid sequence MWGFLKRPIVVTADINLSLVALTGMGLLSRLWRLTYPPAVVFDEVYYGQYISFYMKRIFFLDDSGPPFGHMVLALGGYLGGFDGHFLWNRIGAEYSSNVPVWSLRLLPALAGALSVPMAYQIVLELHFSHCAAMGAALLMLIENALITQSRLMLLESVLIFFNLLAVLSYLKFFNCQKHSPFSLSWWFWLTLTGVACSCAVGIKYMGMFTYVLMLVVAAVHAWHLIGDQTLSNVCVFCHLLARAVALLVIPVVLYLLFFYVHLILLFRSGPHDQIMSSAFQASLEGGLARITQGQPLEVAFGSQVTLRNIFGKPVPCWLHSHQDTYPMIYENGRGSSHQQQVTCYPFKDVNNWWIVKDPGRHQLVVSSPPRPVRHGDMVQLVHGMTTRSLNTEWSWGAPPSSGEA